The Clostridiales bacterium FE2011 sequence CAGAATCCGGGCCCTGGATTCCTGTCACCGACTTCACCTCCCACATATATATGACGGAATAAAACGCCGTAATTTGACTTTTGATTTCAAAAAATCTGAAAAGGACACAAAGCAACCCGGAACGGAAGCCCCGTTCCGGGTGCAGCAGGTGCATTATACAATATCTTTGCGGGAGATGCACAGGCCTGATGATTAATTGTCTTTCCTGGATTTGAAGTCTTCCTCAATCTTCCGTTTCCAGCCGCGGCCCAGCGGCGCGCAGGCGCGGACCGTCCGGACCGCTTCAGAGACCTCGGAATAGTTCAGTGCCTGGCCCTGGGCGTCATTGCAGAAGTTCACGGCCCGGTCCTCATTAATTCCGAAACGGGCGGCCGTCTCCACAGCGTCGATGTTTGCTCCCAGGAAGAGGAATTCCCAGCCGTATTTTTCCTTCTGCCGCTGGACCATGCTTTTGACCTTGTCGCTGGTATAGTGGCGGCTGGCGTTTTCCATGCCGTCTGTGGTAATGACGAAGATGGTGTGCTCCGGCCGGTCTTCCTCCCGGGCGTATTTGTGGACGTTGCCGATATGGTGGATGGCTCCGCCGATGGCGTCGATCAGGGCGGTGCAGCCGCCGACGTAGTACTGCCGATCCGTCATCGGTTCAATCTTCTGCAGGTCCACACGGTCATGGATAACGTGGCTTTCATCGGAAAACAGCACGGTGGAGACCAGGGCTTCGCCTTCTTCCTTCTTCTGCTTTTCGATCATGCCGTTGAAACCGCCGATGGTATCAGCCTCCAGTCCG is a genomic window containing:
- a CDS encoding VWA domain-containing protein; this encodes MKKNLTEMVFILDKSGSMSGLEADTIGGFNGMIEKQKKEEGEALVSTVLFSDESHVIHDRVDLQKIEPMTDRQYYVGGCTALIDAIGGAIHHIGNVHKYAREEDRPEHTIFVITTDGMENASRHYTSDKVKSMVQRQKEKYGWEFLFLGANIDAVETAARFGINEDRAVNFCNDAQGQALNYSEVSEAVRTVRACAPLGRGWKRKIEEDFKSRKDN